One genomic region from Arthrobacter sp. YN encodes:
- a CDS encoding molybdopterin molybdotransferase MoeA, with amino-acid sequence MLTQEVAAGTSVFRRHAPTWAEARHLAYHCGGPLPPVNVTLREAIGRTLTSAVTAQRNLPHYASSAMDGWATHGSGPWTLTAPGQQLSPGEASVIATGGLIPTGATAVLRKESGHVSGDGSGIQRLTLTADATPDEARPGRHIRPAGEEASPGDVLIPAGTHLNPAHIALAAVAGHDYLQVQRKPRAAVVLTGSEVVTSGEPTPGQVRDAFGPQLDAVILQLGAEPTGQLRIGDSYEEWLAALGDAPGGLRPDVTITTGGTGKSGTDHFRDAIAALGGRLLLDGIAMRPGHPAVLAELPDGRFVIGLPGNPLAAMMALMTLGEPLLAALGNRPLRAARLVTSGADIDPCPGRTRLMPCTSIHDLAFPTSRTGPGMMRGLAWADGYMAVPPEGVAAGAPVSVLPLPWTAPSA; translated from the coding sequence ATGCTTACCCAAGAAGTCGCCGCCGGCACTTCCGTTTTCCGGCGGCACGCACCCACCTGGGCCGAAGCCCGCCACTTGGCCTACCACTGCGGCGGCCCGCTCCCTCCCGTGAACGTCACCCTCCGGGAAGCTATCGGACGAACCCTGACCAGCGCAGTCACCGCGCAACGGAACCTTCCCCACTATGCGTCGTCAGCCATGGACGGCTGGGCCACCCATGGCAGCGGTCCATGGACCCTCACCGCGCCAGGGCAGCAACTCTCCCCCGGAGAAGCCAGCGTCATTGCCACCGGCGGCCTCATACCCACCGGCGCCACAGCAGTCCTGCGCAAGGAAAGCGGCCACGTCTCCGGGGACGGATCCGGCATCCAACGCCTCACGCTGACAGCTGATGCGACGCCGGACGAGGCACGTCCCGGCCGGCACATCCGTCCAGCGGGGGAAGAAGCCTCACCCGGCGACGTCCTGATCCCCGCCGGCACACACCTCAACCCTGCACACATCGCCCTGGCCGCCGTCGCGGGCCATGATTACCTCCAGGTACAGCGCAAGCCGAGGGCCGCCGTCGTACTGACCGGTTCGGAAGTAGTGACCTCGGGCGAGCCGACACCGGGGCAGGTCCGCGACGCGTTCGGACCGCAACTTGATGCGGTCATCCTGCAGTTGGGCGCAGAGCCCACTGGCCAACTCCGGATTGGCGACTCTTATGAGGAATGGCTGGCAGCGCTGGGAGATGCCCCTGGGGGCTTACGGCCGGACGTCACCATCACCACCGGCGGGACAGGCAAATCCGGGACAGACCATTTCCGCGATGCCATTGCTGCGCTCGGCGGCAGGCTCCTCCTGGACGGCATTGCCATGCGACCCGGTCACCCTGCCGTGTTGGCTGAACTTCCAGATGGCCGATTCGTCATCGGACTCCCGGGGAATCCGCTGGCCGCCATGATGGCGCTCATGACCCTCGGCGAACCCCTGCTGGCAGCACTGGGAAACCGGCCTCTTCGGGCAGCCCGCCTGGTGACGTCCGGGGCGGACATCGATCCTTGTCCAGGGCGGACGCGGCTGATGCCCTGCACTTCCATCCACGACCTCGCGTTCCCCACGTCCCGCACGGGTCCGGGGATGATGCGTGGGCTTGCCTGGGCTGACGGCTATATGGCTGT
- the fdhA gene encoding formaldehyde dehydrogenase, glutathione-independent yields MSGNRAVAYKEPGVVEIIDTDYPTFELKDGPGVNPANVGRKVPHGAILRTVTTNICGSDQHMVRGRTTAPQDLVLGHEITGEVVEVGPDVEFIKVGDIVSVPFNISCGRCRNCKEQKTGICLNVNPDRPGSAYGYVDMGGWVGGQAEFVLVPYADWNLLRFPDRDQALEKIMDLTMLSDIFPTGFHGAVTAGVGVGSTVYVAGAGPVGLAAAVGAQLLGAAVVIVGDMNEDRLAQARSFGCETVNVSNGDPKEQIAQILGVPEVDCGVDAVGFEARGHGKDASHEAPATVLNSLMDITAAGGSLGIPGLYVTGDPGGIDDAAKHGSLSLSLGTGWAKSLSFTTGQCPVMKYNRQLMMAILHDKVQIAKAVNAQAIPLEDAPRGYAEFDAGAATKFVLNPNGYVKA; encoded by the coding sequence ATGTCAGGAAACAGAGCAGTCGCCTACAAGGAACCCGGTGTCGTGGAAATCATTGACACTGACTACCCAACGTTTGAGCTTAAGGACGGACCGGGTGTCAACCCCGCAAACGTCGGGCGGAAAGTACCGCACGGCGCGATCCTCCGCACCGTGACCACCAACATCTGCGGTTCGGACCAGCACATGGTCCGTGGCCGCACCACAGCTCCACAGGACCTGGTGCTCGGCCACGAAATCACCGGCGAAGTGGTGGAGGTGGGACCCGACGTCGAGTTCATCAAGGTGGGCGACATCGTCTCGGTGCCGTTCAACATCTCCTGCGGCCGCTGCCGGAACTGCAAGGAGCAGAAGACCGGCATCTGCCTCAACGTCAACCCTGACCGCCCCGGCAGCGCCTACGGCTATGTGGACATGGGAGGCTGGGTGGGTGGACAGGCAGAGTTTGTGCTGGTTCCCTACGCCGACTGGAACCTGCTGCGCTTCCCGGACCGCGATCAGGCCCTGGAAAAGATCATGGACTTGACCATGCTCTCGGACATCTTCCCCACGGGTTTCCATGGCGCAGTCACTGCCGGCGTCGGCGTGGGCTCCACGGTGTACGTCGCAGGTGCCGGGCCCGTGGGCCTTGCTGCCGCCGTCGGCGCTCAACTGCTGGGCGCCGCCGTCGTGATTGTGGGCGACATGAACGAGGACCGGCTGGCGCAGGCGCGCTCCTTCGGCTGCGAAACCGTCAATGTGTCCAATGGCGATCCGAAGGAACAGATCGCGCAGATCCTCGGCGTTCCCGAGGTGGACTGCGGCGTGGATGCGGTGGGCTTCGAAGCCCGCGGCCACGGTAAGGATGCCTCCCACGAAGCCCCCGCCACCGTGCTGAACTCCCTCATGGACATCACGGCCGCCGGCGGATCCCTGGGCATCCCCGGGCTCTACGTCACCGGCGACCCGGGCGGAATCGACGACGCCGCCAAGCACGGCTCCCTCTCGCTGTCTCTTGGTACCGGCTGGGCCAAGTCCTTGTCCTTCACCACTGGCCAGTGCCCGGTCATGAAATACAACCGTCAACTGATGATGGCCATCCTGCATGACAAGGTCCAGATCGCCAAGGCAGTCAACGCCCAGGCCATCCCGCTCGAGGACGCTCCCCGCGGCTACGCCGAATTCGACGCCGGAGCGGCAACAAAGTTCGTACTGAACCCCAACGGTTACGTGAAGGCCTAA